The Agrococcus sp. ProA11 genomic sequence GCGGCACCGCGGGCGCCCGGATCGCGAACTTCGAGATCAGCCTGGATCGACCGATGGTCATGTATCCCGGCATCTACAGGTTCGACCCGGTGCTCGACGATCCGATCATCATCGCGCGGTCCGACGCGTTCTCCGTCGACGGCGATCCGGCGACCGCCTCGGAGCCATTCATCGAGACGACGCTGCGGCCAGAAGTCGCGGCGCATGCGGAGGCGCTCGCGGTCGCGGCCGGCGAGCGCTGCAGGCAGGCAGACACCTGTTACCTCCCGCAGGAGGGCGCACTGCGCGTCGACCACGACGCGTGGGTGGTGGCGAGCTCGCCGCAGGCGGTGGACGTGATCGTGCACCTGACGAACTCCACGTCCACGATGGGGCAGACGCACCAGGTGATGGTGCAGATCGAGCGGGATGCCGCCGGTGGCGCGGCCGCGTGGCGCTGCAGCGAGCCGGACGCCTACGGCCTTGAGGATGCGGAGCCGTGCCCGGCCATCGAGTGACCGGTCGCGACCCCGCGCATGCACCGCCCGATCGCTAGGCTGGCCGGGTGACCATCTCGCCCCTCTTCGACCCCGCCGAGTGGGCGGACGCCGAGCCCGGCTACGACGACATCACGGTGCACCGCTCGCGCGATGGACGCATCGCGAGGATCGCGTTCGACCGGCCGGAGGTGCGCAACGCGTTCCGCCCGCACACCGTCGATGAGCTCTACCGAGCGCTCGACGACGCGCGGCAGGACAGTCGCGTCGGCGTCGTGCTGCTGACCGGCAACGGTCCCAGCGAGAAGGATGGCGGCTGGGCCTTCTGCTCCGGCGGCGACCAGCGCATCCGCGGCCGCGACGGCTACCGCTACGCCGACGGCGCGACGGCCAGCAGCATCGACCCCGCCCGCAGCGGCCGCCTGCACATCCTCGAGGTGCAGCGCCTCATCCGCTTCATGCCCAAGGTCGTGATCGCCGTCGTGCCCGGCTGGGCGGCCGGCGGCGGACACTCGCTGCACGTCGTCTGCGACCTGACGATCGCCAGCCGCGAGCACGCGAAGTTCAAGCAGACCGACGCGGATGTCGGCTCCTTCGACGCCGGCTACGGCTCGGCGTACATGGCGCGGCAGACCGGGCAGAAGTTCGCGCGCGAGGTCTTCTTCCTGGCCCGCGAGTACAGCGCGGACCGGGCGCTGCAGTCGGGCGCGATCAACGCATCCGTGCCGCACGCCGAGCTCGAGTCGACCGCCGTCGAGTGGGCGCGCGAGATCCTCGGGAAGAGCCCGACCGCGATCCGTATGCTGAAGTTCGCGTTCAACGCGGTCGACGACGGACTGGTGGGGCAGCAGATCTTCGCGGGCGAGGCGACGCGGCTCGCCTACGGCACGGATGAGGCCGTGGAGGGGCGCGACTCGTTCCTGGAGAAGCGCGATCCCGACTGGTCGGCCTTCCCGTACCACTACTGACCGGGACCGGATCGAGAGCAGCAAGCGCAAGGAGGTGCACCGTGGGAGTCGTCGTCGAGACGAGCGGATCCAGCGGCGTGCCCAAGCGCGTCATCATCTCGGATGAGGCGATCGCAGCCTCGACCGATGCCGCGATTGAGCGGCTCGGCGCCCCCGGGCAGTGGGTGCTCGCCCTGCCCGACCACTACATCGCCGGCCGCAACGTGATCTGGCGCAACGAGGTCAGCGGCGCACCGCTGGTGCGGACCGCCGGTGCCTTCACCGCTGAGGCCTTCGTCGAGGCCGTGCAGAGCCTCGAGCACGAGCGCAAGTACACGTCGCTCGTGCCGACGCAGCTCGCCAGGCTGGTCGATGCGGCGGCGCTCGACCGCTCGTTCATCGGCCCCATCGCGCGACTCGACCGCATCCTGCTGGGCGGCCAGCGCGCGCCGTTCGGCCTGATCGAGCGTGCGGCGCGCCTCGGCTGGCGCATCACGCGCACGTACGGCGCGACCGAGACGGTCGGCGGATGCGTCTGGGACGGTATCCCGCTGCGTGACGTGAAGGTGCGACTCACCGACCAGATCGAGATCTCCGGGCCGCAGCTCGCCGACGGCTACGAGGATGCTGCGCTCACCGAGCAGCGCTTCCACACCGACGGCACCGGCAATCGCTGGTACAAGACCGGCGATGCCGGCTCGCTGCAGGCAGGCACGCTCCAGGTCTCCGGCCGCATCGACGACGTCATCAACTCCGGCGGCATCAAGATCTCGCTCGCCGCCATCGAGCACGTCGTGCAGGTCTTCGCGCCGGATGCCGTGGTGGTCGCGGCGCCGCACCCCGAGTGGGGTGAGGTGCCGGCGGTGGTGACGACGCTCAAGCCGTCGCTGGCAGAGATCCGCGCGGCGGTCGCGAACGCGCTCGGGAAGCCCGCCCGGCCCAATCACCTGGTGACGGTGTCGGTGATGCCGACCACGGCATCCGGCAAGCCCGACCGCAAGCGGCTCGGGCGGCTGGTCGCCAGCCGCACGCAGGAGCGTCGGCGCCGCGGCTTCTTCGGCTGACGCCGCAGGCACGGCGCACGGCGCGGCGCGGCGCGGCTAGCATCGAGGGGATGGCTTCCCCTCGCTCCGGCAACCCCGCGAAACGCGCACAGATCGCCGGCACCGCACCCAGCCCCGCGACCACCCGCGACTGGATCGCCGCGTCCCGGCCCCGCACGCTCGGCATGGCGATCGCCCCCGTCGCGCTCGGCACCGCCGCGGCCTTCAATGCCGAGGGCTACCACCTGGGCATCGCGCTCGCGTGCCTGGCGCTCGCGGTGTTCCTGCAGATCGGCGTGAACTTCGCCAACGACTACTCCGACGGGGTCAAGGGCACGGATGCCGTGCGCGTCGGCCCCGGCCGCCTCGTCGGCGCGGGCAAGGCCGAGCCGCGCACGGTGCGGAACGTCGCGATCGGCTTCCTCGCCGCGAGCGCCGTGGCTGGCCTGCTGGTCGTGCTGCTGTCGGGTCGCTGGTGGCTGCTGCTCGTCGGCGTCGTCTGCATCGTCGCCGCGTGGGGCTACACCGGAGGCAAGCGGCCGTACGGCTACTACGCCCTCGGCGAGCTCATGGCGTTCCTGTTCTTCGGCCCGGTCGCGGTCGTCGGCACGACCTACGCCATCATTGGCCGCATCACCGAGGACTCGGTCGCGCTCGGCATCGCCATCGGCGCCATCTCCGCGGCATTGATGCTGTGCAACAACCTGCGCGACATCGAGACCGACCGCGCTGCCGGCAAGCGGAGCCTTGCGACGCTCATCGGCCGGCGCGCAGCCAAGCTGCTCTACGTGACGCTGATGCTCGTGCCGTTCGGCATCCTCTGGGTCTTCTCCTTCGCGCTCGCCTACGGCATCGCGGTGTTCACCGTGCTGCTCCTGGCGGTGCCCGCGATGGTCATCGTGCTGATGGCGCGCACGCCGCGCGACCTCATCACGGCGCTCGGTCTCACCGGCCTGACCGCGCTGCTGTACGGCGTCGGCCTCGCGATCGCGATCTGGGGCGGCCCGGCCGGCTTCGTCACCGTCGGCTGACGCGACGGCACGCAGCGGCTCGCCCAGCGCGACCCGCGCATCCGAGCGGGCTCGCCCCGCTGCGTCCGCTGCGACTGCGCAGATGTGTCGCTAACGGCTCCCAACCGGGGCGGATGAGCGCCGCATGCGACAACTCTGCGCTCCGGGCGGTTGCGATGCGGGCAGCGTCAGGGGCGAGCGGATGCGTCGGGGTCGGTGGGATGTGCGGGGTCCGTGGGGTGCGCAGGGTCGACGGGATGCGCGGGATCGGCGGGGTCCGCGGGATCGGCGGAGTCCGCGGCGTCGTCGGCGCGCGGCTGCTCGACCAGCGAGTCCTCGATCTCTGCGTCGTCGGGCTCCGCGCCGTCGCGCTTGCGGCCCTCGCGCATCCGCTGCAGATCGGATGCCGCCTCGTTCCGCAGCTTCGGGAAGAACACGATCGACGCCGCGAAGGCGAACGCCACCGAGACGAGCGCCGACAGCAGCCACGGGACCTTGGCGACCATGAGCAGGGTGAACGGTGCGATGAACAGCAGCGCGCGCACGATCAGGTAGCGCATCGAGGGGGACATGAGAACAAGTCTATGAGCGACCCATAGCGATGGGGCCTACCCTGGGGGGATGCGCTGGCTCATCATCGGAGGGATCCTGGCCCTGGTGGTCACGGTCTATGCGCTCGTCGACCTCACGGTGACCGACGATCGCCGCATCCGCCGCCTCAACCGCGTGCTGTGGGTCGTGCTCATCGTGGTGCTGCCGCTCGTCGGCGCGATCGGCTGGCTGACCTGGGGCAAGGGCCCGCGTGCCACGGCCCCGCCCATGGCGCCCGACGACGACCCGTCGTTCTCGCGCCCCTCCGCAGTGAGCATCAGCGAGACCGACCGCCGCATCGCCGAGATCGAGGCGCAGCTGGCCGCGCTGGACGAGGAAGACCCCCGCGCGGACGCGAAGCCGGAGCCCTCGGATGCCGCGGACACGCCGCAGCCGAAGCCGGAGGAGACCTCCACGCAGGCGCCCGCCGCTCCGCCTGCTGCCGAGGCGGAGCCGAAGCCTGCGCCGTCGAAGCCTGCGCCGTCGCAGCCTGCGCCGCCGAAGTCGAAGTCGCCGAAGCAGAAGCCCGCAGACGACGCCGACGGTCAGGAGCATCGCGCCCCTGACGACGGCGACGCCGCGCGTGCCTGACGCCTCCCCGGCCGCCGCCTACGCCGATCGCCTGGTCGTCGCGCTCGCCGCCGCCGGAGTCACTGACCTCGTCGTCTGCCCCGGCTCGCGGTCGCAGGCGATCGCGCTCGCCGCGGCCCGCGCCGACCGCGAGGGGCTGCTCGACCTGCACGTGCGCATCGACGAGCGCTCCGCGGCATTCCTCGCGCTCGGGATCGCGCGCGAGACGGGCGGCCCCGTCGCGATCGTGGTCACGAGCGGCACCGCGCTCGCGAACCTGCATCCTGCGATGCTCGAGGCGCACCACAGCGACGTGCCGCTGATCGCGATCACCGCCGACCGGCCGGCCGAGCTGCAGGGCATCCGGGCCAACCAGACGACCGTCCAGCCGGGGCTGTTCGGAGCCGCAGCGCGGGTCGTGCTCGATGTCGGTGCGGATGCGCTGGACGACCCAGAGGGCGACGCGGTGCGCGCGGTGCAGGCATCGCTCGGCTGGCGGCACCCCGGTGCCGACGACGCCGGCCACACCGAGCCGGGCCCGGTGCAGCTGAACGTCGCCTTCCGCGAGCCGCTCTCTGGCGGCGCGCCAGCGTCAGGGCCAGCGGTCGACGCCGTCGGGCGGCCGCCGACCCCCACCTCGGTGCTGCGGGCAGCCGCGTCGACGGTCGTGATCGCCGGCGCCGACGCCGGCCCGGTCGCGGTCGATGTCGCCGAGGCGATCGGTGCGCCGCTGATCGCCGAGCCCACCTCCGGCGCGCGGTTCGGGCCCGCGCTCGTGCCGCACGCTCGCGACGTGCTCGCGCAGCTCGGCGACCTGGTGCGCCGCGTCGTCGTCATCGGCCACCCGACGCTGTCCCGTGCGGTGACCGGGCTCATCCGCCGGCCGGATGTCGAGGTCGTCGTGCTCGGACGGGTCGCGCAGGACAACGTGCGTGGCACCGGCAGCACGACGGTGCTCGCCGGACGCATCCAGGTCGAGGAGCTGGAGGCGGAGACCGAGAGCATGGGGCAGGCGTGGATCGAGCGATGGGTGCGCGCGGGACGAGCGCTCGCCGCCGAGCGCGATGCCGATGCCGCGCCCGATTCCGATCTCACGCGTGCGGACTACGCGCGGTCCGAGCTGACCGACGCTCGCGCGCCGATCACGCGCCGCGACCTCGTCACGCAGGTGTGGGATCGCACCTGGCCGCACGACCGGCTGGTGGTCGCGGCATCCCGCCTGATCCGCGAGCTCGACACCTGGGCCGGGCCCAAGGCGGTGACCGCGCGCGCCAATCGTGGGCTTGCCGGCATCGACGGCACCGTCGGCACCGCGTCCGGCGTCGCGATCGCCCATGCGCGATCGGGCGAGCCCGGCCTGACCCGGCTGCTGATCGGCGATCTCGCCCTGCTGCACGATGCCGGTGGGCTGCACGTGCCGCCCGGCGAGACGCGCCCGCACCTGCAGATCGTGGTCGGCAACGACCGCGGCGGCAGCCTCTTCGAGCTGCTCGAGGTCGCCGGCAGCGCCGATGCGGGCGACTTCGCGCGGGTGCAGCGCACACCGCACGACGTCGACCTCGAGCACCTCGCGGCCGCCTACGGCTGGCCGTACGAGCGCGTCACCGATCGCGCGGGCCTGCGGAGAGCGCTCTCGCAGTCCCGGCCGGGCATCATCGAGGCAGTGCTAGGAGGAGCGTCGGATGCGCAGCAGCTCTGACCGGAGCGCGATGCGGATCGGCCCGCAGACCACGCTCGTCATCACCGGAGGCGGCAGCGGCATCGGCCGACTCGTCGCGCTCGCCGCCGCACGCAAGGGCGCGCACGTCGTGCTCTGGGATCGCGACGAGCCGAGCGCGCGGCGGGTCGCGGCAGAGGCGGACGCGGCGGGCGGAAGCGGCTCGGTCGTCGTCGTCGACCTGGCGGACGCCGATGCGATCGAGCTGGCCGCGGCCGAGACGCTCATGCTGGGCCCGGTCGACGTGCTCGTCAACAACGCGGGTGTCGTCTCTGGCAAGCCGTTGACCGAGCTGACGGCAGCGCAGATCGATCGCACCATACGGGTCAACGCGATCGCACCGCTGCTGGTCACCCGCGCGTTCCTGCCCGCGATGCGCGACGCGGGACGCGGGCGCATCGTGACCGTCGCCAGTGCCGCGGGCTTCATCGGGGTCGCCGGGCAGACCGACTACGCCGCCAGCAAGTTCGCCGCAGTCGGCTTCATGGAGTCGCTCCGCGCGGAGCTGCGCAAGACCGGCTCGCCGATCACCGCACTCACGGTCGCGCCCTTCTACATCGACACCGGCATGTTCGAGGGCGTCACGACCAAGGTGCCGGCGCTGCTGCCGATCCTGTCGCAGGCCTCCGTCGCCACCCAGATCATGGGCGCGATCGAGTCGCGCGCATCGCTGCTCGCGCTGCCGCCGCTGGTGCGATTCGTGCCCGCCATCAAGGTGCTGCCGACCGCGATCGGCGACTGGCTGGCGGATGCGCTGGGCGTCAACGAGGGCATGGACGGCTTCACGGGTCGCGCGAGCGATTCCGCCGTCCAGGGCGGCGGCCGGTCGTCCCAGTAGTCTCAGCGCATGACCGAGATCACTGACGCTCTCCGCATCACCCGCTCCGTCCAGCTCGCAGAGGTCGACCCCCGGTCCACGCCCGGGTTCGACGGCAAGAAGGCCGACGGTCGCGAGGCGCTGGAGGCGGGAGCCGACCGGCTCGCCGATCTGCAGGAGCGCCTGTTCGCCGCCAGCAAGGAGGGCGGCGAGCGCTCGGTGCTGCTGATGGTGCAGGGCATGGACACCTCGGGCAAGGGCGGCATCATGCGCCACGTCGTCGGCCTGATCGATCCGCAGGGAGTCGACATCACGGCGTTCAAGGCACCGACGGCTGCCGAGCGGAAGCACGACTTCCTCTGGCGGATCGAGCGAGCGCTGCCGAAGCCGGGCAGCATCGGCGTCTTCGACCGATCGCACTACGAGGACGTGCTGATCCACCGCGTGCACGAGCTCTCGCCCGCGGAGGAGATCCAGGAGCGCTACGGCAAGATCGTCGAGTTCGAGCGCGAGATCGCCGCGCGGGGCATCCGGCTCGTCAAGGTGATGCTGCACATCTCCTTCGAGGAGCAGGGCGCACGCCTCCTGGAGCGGCTGGACCGCCCCGACAAGCACTGGAAGTACAACCCCGGCGACGTCGACGAGCGGGAGCACTGGGACGCCTACATGGAGGCGTACCAGGTCGCCATCAACCGCACCGCTCGAGCGGATGCGCCATGGCACGTCGTGCCGGCCGACCGCAAGTGGTACGCGCGGCTCGCGGTGCGCGAGCTGCTGCTCGAGGCGCTCGAGGATGTCGATCCGCAGTGGCCGCTCGCTGACTATGACGTGGCGGCGGAGCGCGAGCGCCTGCTCGCGTTGGGCGGCGTGCCCACGCCGGAGGAGGAGTCCTCCGAGCGCGCCGAGAAGCCGAAGAAGAAGTCGAAGAAGGCCAAGAAGAAGGCCAAGCAGGCGATGGAGAAGGCGGAGAAGGCGGAGAAGGCCGAGAAGAAGGCCGACACGCAGGCTGCACGGGACGAGTGAGTCGTCGCGCAGCCCACGCTAGGGGAGCGGGTCGGCGAGCGCGTCGGTGATCGGTCGCAGCTTCACTGCGGTCTCCGCGAGCTCCTCGTCGGCGACCGAGCCAGCCACGATGCCGGCTCCGGCGAACGCCCGGATCGAGCCGTCGCCGGCGATGTCTGCACCGCGCAGCGCGATCACCCATTCGCCTCCGCCCTCGCCATCGATCCAGCCGACCGGGCCGGCGTAGCGGCCGCGGTCGACGCCCTCGAGCTCGCGGATGATGGCGAGCGATGCGGCGCGCGGCGTACCGGCGACCGCGGCGGTCGGATGGAGCAGCGCGAGCACGTCGAGTGTGGAGCCGCCGCTGAGCGTGCCCGTGATGTCGGTCGCCAGATGCCACAGGTTCGGCAGCCGCAGCGGGAACGGCTCCGATGCGCGCGCGTCCGGCGCGAGCGTGCGCAGCACCTCCATGGCGGATTCGGCGGCGAAGCGGTGCTCTCGGAGATCCTTGTCGCCGGAGGCGAGCATCTCGGCGATCTCGGCGTCGAGGCCAGGGGTCGCGCCCCGCGCGGCGGTGCCGGCGAGCACGCGCGAGAAGAAGTGGCCCCGATCGGCGGCGATGAGCGTCTCCGGACTCGCGCCGATCAAGCCGTCGACGGCGTAGGTGACGGCGTCCGGATAGCGCTGCACGAGACCGACCGCGACCGAGCGCACGTCACCGCCCTCGGGCAGCTGCCCGACGCGATCGCGCGCGACCACGACCTTCTCCGCGTCGCCCGACCTGATCCGCTCGGTCGCCTCGGCGACGATCGCTCGGTATCGCGGCGGGTCGATCGCGCCGTCGACGAGCTCGACGCGCACCTCATCGACCGCGGTCGGATGCAGTCGGCCCTCGTCGCCGATCCAGGTCACCCACTCGTCGTCGCCCCGGCGCCCCACCACGACCTGCGGCACGATCAGCACGCTCGTCGCCGCGGAGGCATCGTCGAAGGCGAACGCGCCGAAGGCGATGAGCCCCGTGCCCGGCACGCCGACCGCGTCGTCGACGACGGCCTCGCGGGCGATCGCACGCCACGCATCCGCCGCATCGGTGAAGCGCGCCGCGCCGCGGAATTCGAGGCGCAGCGCCTCGCCGCGGCCGACGATGCCGTCGGCTCCGCGCCGGACGGCCAGCGGGAACCGCGGGTCCGCATGCTCCAGTAGGCGCCCGAGCTCCGCGCGCTCGGTGCGCACCCGCAGGCCTGGCATGCAGCCAGCCTACGCGCGCTGCCCGCGGAGCCTGGACGCTCGTCGGGGAACGCGCGCGCGAGGGAGCCTAGGATGGAGGCGTGAGCCGAGCCGACATGCAGAAGGACCCGAACGAGGTTGCGGGCATGTTCGACGCGACGGCAAAGCGCTACGACCTGCTCAACTCGCTGCTCTCCGGCGGCAACGACAAGCTCTGGCGCATCCACATGCAGCGCGCCGTGCGGCCGAAGCCGGGCGAGCGGATCCTCGACGTCGCAGCGGGCACCGGCGCATCCGCGGCGCCGATGGCGAAGGCGGGCGCCCTCGTCACGGCGCTGGACCTGAGCCAGGGGATGATCGAGGAGGGCCGCAAGCGCCACCCCGACATCGAGTTCGTGCACGGCACCGCCGAGGAGCTGCCGTTCGAGGACGACACCTTCGACGCCGTCACGATCTCGTTCGGCCTGCGCAACGTGCAGAATCCCCGGGCCGCGCTGAGCGAGTTCCTGCGCGTGCTCAAGCCCGGCGGGCGCGTGGTCATCTGCGAGTTCTCGCAGCCTCCCGTGAACGTGGTGCGCCGCAGCTACGAGCTGTACCTGCGCACGCTGCTGCCCGGCATGGCACGCGCGGCCAGCAGCAACCCCGAGTCGTACCGCTACCTGGTCGAGTCGATCAGGGCGTGGCCCGAGCAGGAGGTGCTCTCGCAGTGGATCCGCACGGCCGGCTTCACGCGCGTCGCCCACCGCAACCTCACCATGGGCGTCGTGGCGCTGCACCGCGGTCGGAAGCCGACGGAGATCACGAGCGCGATGCGCCTCGCACGCCACGCCCAGCCGGAGGAGCAGGACGTCTGATGGCGGTCACCTCGGCCTTCGGGCTGCGCGGGCCGCGCTTCGCGACGCCCGCCGACAGACGGGTCATCGACGCGGTCGAGACCGGGCTCGCGCGGCTGGAGCTGCTGCTCGACGAGCACCTGCGAATCGCCGACCCGGTCGCGGATGCCGTGGCCCGCTACCTCAACGAGGCCGGCGGCAAGCGCGCGCGGCCGCTGCTGCTGCTGCTCGCCGCCCATCTGGGGCGAGGCATCGACGACGAGGTGCTCGCGGCCGCCCAGGTGGTGGAGATCACCCACCTCGCGAGCCTCTACCACGACGACGTCATGGACGAGGCGGACACCCGACGGGGCGTGCCCGCCGCGCACGTCGTCTGGAGCAACTCGGTCGCGATCCTCGCCGGCGATCTGCTGTTCGCCCGCGCGGGCGCCGTCTCTGCGCCGCTCGGCAGCGAGGTCGCCAAGCTGCAGGCGCGCACCTTCGAGCGCCTCTGCCTCGGGCAGCTGCACGAGACGCTCGGACCCGGCGACGCCGACCCGGTCGAGCACTACCTGCAGGTGCTGAGCGACAAGACCGGCTCGCTCATCGCCGCCGCCGCCGAGCTCGGCATCATCATGAGCGATGCCGACCAGGCCTACCGCGCACCGCTGCGCGAGTTCGGCGAGCGCATCGGTGTTGCGTTCCAGCTGATCGACGACGTCATCGACCTCTCGTCGAACCCGGCCACCGGCAAGGATCAGGGCAACGACGTGCGCGCGGGTGTCGACACCCTGCCGGTGCTGCTGCTCGCCAGGCGCGACGACGCCGCCTCGGTCGCGCTCCGCGCGCGGCTCGCGTCGCCGGCCGATGACACCGACCTCGCCGCCGCGATCGCCGAGCTCGCCGGGCACCCGGTCGTGCAGGAGTCGATCGCGGAGGCCGAGCGCTTCCAACGACAGGCGCTCGACGCGCTGCAGGCGCTGCCCTCCGGCACCGTCCGACGCGGCCTCGAGGCTTTTGCTCGACACGTCGTCTCGCGCGACCGTTGAACCCCGGCGGCGCAGCCGCCCCGCACGCTGAAGGAGAACCGTGAGCGAACCGCTCCGCATCGCCGTGGTCGGCGCAGGCCCGGCCGGCATCTACGCCGCCGACATCCTGAAGAAGTCGGCT encodes the following:
- a CDS encoding 1,4-dihydroxy-2-naphthoyl-CoA synthase; amino-acid sequence: MTISPLFDPAEWADAEPGYDDITVHRSRDGRIARIAFDRPEVRNAFRPHTVDELYRALDDARQDSRVGVVLLTGNGPSEKDGGWAFCSGGDQRIRGRDGYRYADGATASSIDPARSGRLHILEVQRLIRFMPKVVIAVVPGWAAGGGHSLHVVCDLTIASREHAKFKQTDADVGSFDAGYGSAYMARQTGQKFAREVFFLAREYSADRALQSGAINASVPHAELESTAVEWAREILGKSPTAIRMLKFAFNAVDDGLVGQQIFAGEATRLAYGTDEAVEGRDSFLEKRDPDWSAFPYHY
- a CDS encoding AMP-binding protein translates to MGVVVETSGSSGVPKRVIISDEAIAASTDAAIERLGAPGQWVLALPDHYIAGRNVIWRNEVSGAPLVRTAGAFTAEAFVEAVQSLEHERKYTSLVPTQLARLVDAAALDRSFIGPIARLDRILLGGQRAPFGLIERAARLGWRITRTYGATETVGGCVWDGIPLRDVKVRLTDQIEISGPQLADGYEDAALTEQRFHTDGTGNRWYKTGDAGSLQAGTLQVSGRIDDVINSGGIKISLAAIEHVVQVFAPDAVVVAAPHPEWGEVPAVVTTLKPSLAEIRAAVANALGKPARPNHLVTVSVMPTTASGKPDRKRLGRLVASRTQERRRRGFFG
- a CDS encoding 1,4-dihydroxy-2-naphthoate polyprenyltransferase; the encoded protein is MASPRSGNPAKRAQIAGTAPSPATTRDWIAASRPRTLGMAIAPVALGTAAAFNAEGYHLGIALACLALAVFLQIGVNFANDYSDGVKGTDAVRVGPGRLVGAGKAEPRTVRNVAIGFLAASAVAGLLVVLLSGRWWLLLVGVVCIVAAWGYTGGKRPYGYYALGELMAFLFFGPVAVVGTTYAIIGRITEDSVALGIAIGAISAALMLCNNLRDIETDRAAGKRSLATLIGRRAAKLLYVTLMLVPFGILWVFSFALAYGIAVFTVLLLAVPAMVIVLMARTPRDLITALGLTGLTALLYGVGLAIAIWGGPAGFVTVG
- a CDS encoding DUF4229 domain-containing protein is translated as MSPSMRYLIVRALLFIAPFTLLMVAKVPWLLSALVSVAFAFAASIVFFPKLRNEAASDLQRMREGRKRDGAEPDDAEIEDSLVEQPRADDAADSADPADPADPAHPVDPAHPTDPAHPTDPDASARP
- a CDS encoding PLDc N-terminal domain-containing protein; the encoded protein is MRWLIIGGILALVVTVYALVDLTVTDDRRIRRLNRVLWVVLIVVLPLVGAIGWLTWGKGPRATAPPMAPDDDPSFSRPSAVSISETDRRIAEIEAQLAALDEEDPRADAKPEPSDAADTPQPKPEETSTQAPAAPPAAEAEPKPAPSKPAPSQPAPPKSKSPKQKPADDADGQEHRAPDDGDAARA
- the menD gene encoding 2-succinyl-5-enolpyruvyl-6-hydroxy-3-cyclohexene-1-carboxylic-acid synthase gives rise to the protein MPDASPAAAYADRLVVALAAAGVTDLVVCPGSRSQAIALAAARADREGLLDLHVRIDERSAAFLALGIARETGGPVAIVVTSGTALANLHPAMLEAHHSDVPLIAITADRPAELQGIRANQTTVQPGLFGAAARVVLDVGADALDDPEGDAVRAVQASLGWRHPGADDAGHTEPGPVQLNVAFREPLSGGAPASGPAVDAVGRPPTPTSVLRAAASTVVIAGADAGPVAVDVAEAIGAPLIAEPTSGARFGPALVPHARDVLAQLGDLVRRVVVIGHPTLSRAVTGLIRRPDVEVVVLGRVAQDNVRGTGSTTVLAGRIQVEELEAETESMGQAWIERWVRAGRALAAERDADAAPDSDLTRADYARSELTDARAPITRRDLVTQVWDRTWPHDRLVVAASRLIRELDTWAGPKAVTARANRGLAGIDGTVGTASGVAIAHARSGEPGLTRLLIGDLALLHDAGGLHVPPGETRPHLQIVVGNDRGGSLFELLEVAGSADAGDFARVQRTPHDVDLEHLAAAYGWPYERVTDRAGLRRALSQSRPGIIEAVLGGASDAQQL
- a CDS encoding SDR family oxidoreductase; the protein is MRSSSDRSAMRIGPQTTLVITGGGSGIGRLVALAAARKGAHVVLWDRDEPSARRVAAEADAAGGSGSVVVVDLADADAIELAAAETLMLGPVDVLVNNAGVVSGKPLTELTAAQIDRTIRVNAIAPLLVTRAFLPAMRDAGRGRIVTVASAAGFIGVAGQTDYAASKFAAVGFMESLRAELRKTGSPITALTVAPFYIDTGMFEGVTTKVPALLPILSQASVATQIMGAIESRASLLALPPLVRFVPAIKVLPTAIGDWLADALGVNEGMDGFTGRASDSAVQGGGRSSQ
- a CDS encoding isochorismate synthase, with protein sequence MPGLRVRTERAELGRLLEHADPRFPLAVRRGADGIVGRGEALRLEFRGAARFTDAADAWRAIAREAVVDDAVGVPGTGLIAFGAFAFDDASAATSVLIVPQVVVGRRGDDEWVTWIGDEGRLHPTAVDEVRVELVDGAIDPPRYRAIVAEATERIRSGDAEKVVVARDRVGQLPEGGDVRSVAVGLVQRYPDAVTYAVDGLIGASPETLIAADRGHFFSRVLAGTAARGATPGLDAEIAEMLASGDKDLREHRFAAESAMEVLRTLAPDARASEPFPLRLPNLWHLATDITGTLSGGSTLDVLALLHPTAAVAGTPRAASLAIIRELEGVDRGRYAGPVGWIDGEGGGEWVIALRGADIAGDGSIRAFAGAGIVAGSVADEELAETAVKLRPITDALADPLP
- a CDS encoding class I SAM-dependent methyltransferase; the protein is MSRADMQKDPNEVAGMFDATAKRYDLLNSLLSGGNDKLWRIHMQRAVRPKPGERILDVAAGTGASAAPMAKAGALVTALDLSQGMIEEGRKRHPDIEFVHGTAEELPFEDDTFDAVTISFGLRNVQNPRAALSEFLRVLKPGGRVVICEFSQPPVNVVRRSYELYLRTLLPGMARAASSNPESYRYLVESIRAWPEQEVLSQWIRTAGFTRVAHRNLTMGVVALHRGRKPTEITSAMRLARHAQPEEQDV
- a CDS encoding polyprenyl synthetase family protein; amino-acid sequence: MAVTSAFGLRGPRFATPADRRVIDAVETGLARLELLLDEHLRIADPVADAVARYLNEAGGKRARPLLLLLAAHLGRGIDDEVLAAAQVVEITHLASLYHDDVMDEADTRRGVPAAHVVWSNSVAILAGDLLFARAGAVSAPLGSEVAKLQARTFERLCLGQLHETLGPGDADPVEHYLQVLSDKTGSLIAAAAELGIIMSDADQAYRAPLREFGERIGVAFQLIDDVIDLSSNPATGKDQGNDVRAGVDTLPVLLLARRDDAASVALRARLASPADDTDLAAAIAELAGHPVVQESIAEAERFQRQALDALQALPSGTVRRGLEAFARHVVSRDR